The following are from one region of the Halarcobacter sp. genome:
- a CDS encoding DUF3373 family protein, translating into MKKTIVALSAITALSTSSFAANISQEDMMKQIEALKAQISALENKLGATENTSKANKESLEKMMKGDVAISDARFKKLEKKVDIIGNTATKAKIQSGGDNLKWDVDFRTQVDNIQYKKASGAKAKNSNLMTNRLLLGMAYQPDENTLFRGLLSYNKAFGDTANHSQSNTNPGYADFDWVTNENALDNELKVKEAYWLYKDKTLLGSNVPWTVSVGRRPSTDGLGINMRANQPRKSPLSHTVNVEFDGASAKFDLDKITGVEGMWFKFCAGRGLTNAKQRFSMDGLDYAEDESLNENVDMFGFIFVPWDNGQYSVHTNYAHAWNLIGYTNPQLGAYQGAMAGAATPSDMMNAQSLLQFNDVGDIDLATIMFKAEGIGDEISDYLDDTKFFASYAMSRTTPTALGMLGSTESQTGSSFWIGINAPCPISPDTARIGIEWNKGSKYWRSMTYGEDTYAGSKIAARGTAWEIYRNQKITDSLEFGLSYVRIDYDYTGSNSFFGAEGTPMTMAQSRLMGSDPVETAQDIKAYVRYRF; encoded by the coding sequence ATGAAAAAAACAATTGTTGCACTAAGTGCCATTACTGCGTTATCCACATCAAGTTTCGCTGCAAACATATCTCAAGAAGATATGATGAAACAAATAGAAGCTCTAAAAGCTCAAATTTCTGCTTTAGAAAATAAATTAGGAGCTACAGAAAACACTTCAAAAGCAAATAAAGAATCATTAGAAAAAATGATGAAAGGTGATGTTGCTATTAGTGATGCAAGATTTAAGAAATTAGAGAAAAAAGTTGACATAATTGGAAACACTGCAACAAAAGCAAAAATCCAAAGTGGTGGAGACAATTTAAAATGGGATGTTGATTTTAGAACTCAAGTTGACAATATCCAATATAAAAAAGCATCAGGAGCAAAAGCTAAAAACAGCAACCTAATGACAAACAGACTTTTATTAGGTATGGCTTATCAACCAGATGAAAATACACTTTTTAGAGGTTTATTATCATATAATAAAGCTTTTGGGGATACAGCAAATCATAGCCAATCAAATACAAATCCAGGTTATGCTGATTTTGACTGGGTTACAAATGAAAATGCTTTAGATAATGAGCTTAAAGTTAAAGAAGCTTATTGGTTATATAAAGATAAAACTCTATTAGGTTCAAATGTTCCATGGACTGTTTCTGTAGGTAGAAGACCATCTACTGATGGACTTGGTATTAATATGAGAGCAAACCAACCTAGAAAATCTCCTTTATCTCATACAGTTAATGTAGAATTTGATGGAGCAAGTGCTAAATTTGATCTTGATAAAATCACTGGTGTAGAAGGTATGTGGTTTAAATTCTGTGCTGGTAGAGGTTTAACAAATGCTAAACAAAGATTCTCAATGGATGGACTTGATTATGCAGAAGATGAAAGCTTAAATGAAAATGTAGATATGTTTGGATTTATTTTTGTACCATGGGATAATGGTCAATATTCAGTTCATACAAACTATGCCCATGCTTGGAACCTAATTGGTTATACAAATCCACAACTTGGTGCATATCAAGGAGCTATGGCAGGTGCAGCAACTCCTTCAGATATGATGAATGCACAATCTTTACTTCAATTTAATGATGTGGGAGATATAGATTTAGCAACAATTATGTTCAAAGCGGAAGGTATTGGTGATGAGATTTCTGATTATTTAGATGATACTAAATTCTTTGCTTCTTATGCTATGTCAAGAACTACTCCAACTGCACTTGGTATGTTAGGTTCAACAGAATCTCAAACTGGTAGTTCTTTTTGGATTGGAATAAATGCACCTTGTCCTATTAGTCCTGATACTGCAAGAATTGGTATAGAATGGAACAAAGGGTCTAAATACTGGAGATCAATGACTTATGGTGAGGACACTTATGCAGGAAGTAAAATAGCTGCAAGAGGTACAGCTTGGGAGATTTATAGAAATCAAAAAATAACTGATTCTCTTGAGTTTGGGTTAAGTTATGTAAGAATTGATTATGACTATACTGGAAGTAACTCATTCTTTGGTGCTGAAGGTACACCTATGACAATGGCACAATCAAGATTAATGGGAAGTGACCCAGTTGAAACTGCACAAGATATAAAAGCTTATGTAAGATACAGATTTTAA